One region of Polaribacter pectinis genomic DNA includes:
- a CDS encoding endonuclease/exonuclease/phosphatase family protein, which translates to MKKNIAILLLLLVSISSSFGQKQGKKYNIRTIAFYNLENLFDTINDVTKNDEASPMMEIKANRSKVYWDKIDKLASTIAQIGLDKANTSPAIIGVSEVENLSVLEDLVKSKHLAKQRYGIIHYDSPDKRGIDVALLYQKRYFKPIYHEAFNPKIYRDNFPVYTRDQLLVSGYLDDELIHVIVNHWPSRSGGEAKSRPLREKAAYQNTKIIAQIREKEPNAKILTMGDFNDDPINSSFKEVLKTKSRKKDVAEGDLYNPYEDLHRRGFNTLAYRDNLNLFDQILFTSQLLDKGEKDFSTYKMYKAMIFNKRFLSGKKGKYKGYPFRSFSNGGYTGGYSDHYPVYIYLIKEKQ; encoded by the coding sequence ATGAAAAAAAATATAGCCATATTATTATTGCTTTTAGTTTCAATCTCATCTTCTTTTGGTCAAAAGCAAGGTAAAAAATACAACATAAGAACAATTGCTTTTTATAATTTAGAAAATTTATTCGACACAATTAATGATGTAACAAAGAATGATGAAGCTAGCCCAATGATGGAAATTAAAGCTAATAGGTCTAAAGTTTATTGGGATAAAATTGACAAATTAGCAAGTACGATTGCTCAAATTGGTTTAGATAAAGCAAATACAAGTCCGGCTATTATTGGAGTTTCTGAAGTAGAGAATTTAAGTGTTCTTGAAGATTTAGTTAAATCTAAACATTTAGCAAAACAACGCTATGGTATTATCCATTACGATTCTCCTGATAAAAGAGGAATTGATGTAGCATTATTATATCAGAAAAGATATTTTAAACCTATTTACCACGAAGCTTTCAATCCTAAAATTTACAGAGATAATTTCCCTGTTTATACAAGAGATCAGTTATTAGTTTCTGGTTATTTAGACGATGAATTGATACATGTTATAGTAAATCATTGGCCTTCGAGAAGTGGTGGTGAAGCAAAAAGTAGACCTTTACGTGAAAAAGCAGCATATCAAAACACAAAAATTATTGCTCAAATAAGAGAAAAAGAACCTAATGCTAAAATCTTAACAATGGGTGATTTTAATGATGACCCAATAAACTCAAGTTTTAAAGAGGTTTTAAAAACCAAGAGTAGAAAGAAAGATGTTGCAGAAGGTGATTTATACAACCCATATGAAGACTTACATAGAAGAGGATTTAACACATTAGCATACAGGGATAACCTTAACTTATTCGACCAAATACTTTTTACATCTCAATTGTTAGACAAAGGAGAAAAAGATTTTTCTACATACAAAATGTACAAAGCTATGATTTTTAACAAACGTTTTCTAAGCGGAAAAAAGGGGAAATATAAAGGTTACCCTTTTAGAAGTTTTTCTAACGGTGGGTATACAGGAGGATATTCTGACCATTACCCTGTATATATTTATTTAATAAAAGAAAAACAGTAA
- the mutY gene encoding A/G-specific adenine glycosylase, with the protein MKFSNTLIYWYLQNNRELPWRKSKNPYFIWLSEIMLQQTRVAQGLSYYLKFTEAFPTVFDLAKADESTVLKMWQGLGYYSRARNLHFSAKLIANELNGEFPSTYKEIIKLKGIGDYTASAIASICFNEPTAVVDGNVYRVLSRYFGIFTAINSTAGIKEFKTLAQTLIDEIKPGTYNQAIMDFGALHCKPQNPLCNSCPFSESCIAFEKKLTKELPVKEKKIKVRKRYFNFLVIKTDDNKTILSERKGKGIWQGLYQFPLIESEQIINQEEIIASEKFIDLFPNETTISLFNKKEIIHKLSHQHLYTNFWVVETKKHKKANVSWSKIEDFPVPILIANFLDQFQLKK; encoded by the coding sequence ATGAAATTTTCTAACACATTAATATACTGGTACTTACAAAACAACAGAGAACTACCCTGGCGTAAAAGTAAGAACCCATATTTTATTTGGTTGAGCGAAATTATGCTTCAACAAACAAGAGTTGCTCAAGGTTTATCTTATTATTTAAAATTTACGGAAGCATTTCCAACAGTTTTCGACCTTGCAAAAGCAGATGAAAGTACCGTTTTAAAAATGTGGCAAGGTTTGGGTTATTATTCGCGTGCAAGAAACTTACATTTTTCTGCAAAATTGATTGCAAATGAATTAAATGGCGAATTCCCATCAACTTATAAAGAAATTATAAAATTAAAAGGAATTGGAGATTATACAGCTTCTGCAATAGCTTCTATATGCTTTAACGAACCAACAGCAGTTGTAGATGGAAACGTTTACAGAGTGCTTTCTCGTTATTTTGGCATTTTTACAGCAATTAACTCGACTGCAGGAATTAAAGAGTTTAAAACACTTGCACAGACTTTAATTGATGAAATCAAACCAGGAACTTACAACCAAGCAATTATGGATTTTGGCGCACTACATTGCAAACCTCAAAATCCACTTTGCAATTCTTGTCCTTTTTCTGAAAGTTGTATTGCTTTTGAAAAGAAATTAACCAAAGAATTACCTGTAAAAGAGAAGAAAATAAAGGTCAGAAAGCGTTATTTTAATTTTCTTGTAATAAAAACCGATGATAACAAAACCATTTTATCCGAAAGAAAAGGAAAAGGAATTTGGCAAGGTTTGTATCAATTTCCATTAATTGAGAGTGAACAAATCATCAATCAGGAAGAAATTATTGCTTCAGAAAAATTTATTGATTTATTTCCTAACGAAACAACCATTTCGCTTTTCAATAAAAAAGAGATAATACACAAACTTTCTCATCAACATTTATATACCAATTTTTGGGTTGTAGAAACAAAAAAACATAAGAAAGCTAATGTTTCTTGGAGTAAAATTGAAGATTTTCCAGTACCTATTCTTATTGCTAATTTTTTAGATCAATTCCAACTTAAAAAGTAA
- a CDS encoding HU family DNA-binding protein — MTKADIVSKISDKSGIEKTDVLATVEAFMTEVKGALESGDNVYLRGFGSFIIKTRAEKTGRNISKNTTIKIPAHNIPAFKPAKTFTEGVKSKVAVK, encoded by the coding sequence ATGACGAAAGCAGATATCGTATCAAAAATTTCAGACAAATCAGGAATTGAAAAAACGGATGTTTTGGCAACTGTTGAAGCATTCATGACTGAAGTAAAGGGTGCATTAGAAAGTGGTGACAACGTTTATTTAAGAGGTTTTGGTAGTTTTATTATCAAAACTAGAGCAGAAAAAACAGGTAGAAATATTTCAAAAAATACTACTATTAAAATTCCTGCTCACAACATTCCAGCTTTTAAACCAGCAAAAACTTTTACTGAAGGAGTAAAAAGTAAAGTAGCTGTTAAGTAA
- the gldE gene encoding gliding motility-associated protein GldE — MDPDPESLFILLASFDFITSLNGIVLVALLISSALISGSEIAFFSLNQTDINELSNNGKEENIVVTLLERPRKLLATILITNNFINILIVLIFASLSETLFSDFNYQLNLFYFTIPIRFLLEIILVTFLILLFGEVLPKVYASRNALRFSKVMSKFINGINILLTPFSLPLINLTKWIEKKLGNKNSNFSVETLSQALELTSQGATTKDEQKILQGIVNFGNTETVQIMEPRIDIFALSDDETYEAVLDKILTNGYSRNPVYHDNIDNIIGVLYAKDLLAHLNKQAFKWQSLIREPFFVPENKKLDDLLGDFRAKKNHLAIVVDEYGGTSGLVTLEDVIEEIVGDINDEFDDDDLSYSKIDANNYIFEGKTTIKDFCRVLDDEDEEIFEEEKGESETLAGFILEISGKFPKRGEKINFKNYTFTIEALDKKRIKQVKATRNA, encoded by the coding sequence TTGGACCCAGATCCCGAATCTTTATTTATACTACTAGCTTCATTCGATTTTATTACTTCTTTAAATGGAATCGTTTTAGTTGCATTGCTTATTAGTTCTGCTTTAATTTCTGGATCAGAAATTGCTTTTTTCTCGCTAAACCAAACTGATATAAATGAACTTTCTAACAATGGTAAAGAAGAAAACATTGTTGTTACCTTATTAGAAAGACCAAGAAAGTTATTGGCAACCATTTTAATAACCAATAATTTTATTAATATTTTAATTGTATTAATTTTTGCTTCTTTATCAGAAACTTTATTTAGCGATTTTAATTACCAACTAAACCTTTTCTATTTTACAATTCCAATTCGTTTTTTATTAGAAATTATACTAGTTACTTTTCTAATTCTTTTATTTGGTGAAGTTTTACCTAAAGTTTACGCCTCTAGAAATGCACTTCGCTTTTCTAAAGTAATGTCTAAATTTATTAACGGAATAAATATTCTTTTAACACCATTTAGCCTGCCTTTAATCAATTTAACAAAATGGATAGAAAAAAAGTTAGGAAACAAAAACTCTAATTTTTCTGTTGAAACTTTATCTCAAGCATTAGAGTTAACCTCGCAAGGAGCAACTACTAAAGACGAACAAAAAATTTTACAAGGAATTGTAAACTTCGGAAACACCGAAACCGTGCAAATAATGGAACCAAGAATAGATATTTTTGCACTATCGGATGACGAAACTTATGAAGCAGTTTTAGATAAAATTCTTACTAACGGATATTCTAGAAACCCTGTTTATCATGATAATATAGATAACATTATTGGGGTTTTATATGCAAAAGATTTATTAGCGCATTTAAACAAACAAGCTTTTAAATGGCAAAGTTTAATACGCGAACCTTTTTTTGTGCCAGAAAACAAAAAGTTAGATGATTTATTAGGCGATTTTAGAGCCAAGAAAAACCATTTAGCAATTGTGGTAGATGAATATGGAGGAACAAGCGGATTAGTAACTCTAGAAGATGTTATTGAGGAAATTGTTGGTGATATAAATGATGAATTTGATGATGATGACTTGTCATATTCTAAAATAGATGCCAACAACTATATTTTTGAAGGCAAAACAACTATTAAAGATTTCTGTAGAGTTTTAGACGATGAAGATGAAGAAATTTTTGAGGAAGAAAAAGGTGAAAGTGAAACACTTGCAGGTTTCATTTTAGAGATTTCTGGTAAATTTCCTAAAAGAGGCGAGAAAATAAACTTTAAGAATTATACGTTTACCATAGAAGCGTTAGACAAAAAACGTATTAAACAAGTTAAAGCAACCAGAAATGCGTAA
- a CDS encoding Rne/Rng family ribonuclease, whose amino-acid sequence MKTELIIRSNSSDIDFALLRDGKLIELNNETTGNKFSVGDIFLAKIGKVLTGLNAAFVNVGYPKDGFLHYHDLGAQVNSLNSFLKKVSTGKYKEFTLKNFQKEEDINKDGSINKVIKTGQNLLVQIVKEPISTKGPRLSSELSIAGRFLVLVPFSNRVSVSQKIEDPKEKERLKRLAKSIKPKGFGVILRTVAEGKKVAELDKDLQNSLERWKTMCKRIANTNTPTKILSELNRASSILRDVMNDSFTNIVTNDETLKVEIKEYLQEIFPEKEKIVKLHKSEIPIFEKYGIERQIKTSFGKTVSMSRGAYLVIEHTEALHVIDVNSGNRSNKAGSQEDTALEVNLISATEIARQLQLRDMGGIIVVDFIDMHKAENRNKLYQHLKEQMALDRTKHKILPPSKFGLVQITRQRVRPELSIKTTEANPNGNGQVEAPIVLLDKIEADLEKFISNPKNKKIQLHLHPFIAAYLLKGVNSIRFRWYLKHKKWITIIPRDAYTYLHYRFKSVKD is encoded by the coding sequence ATGAAAACAGAATTAATAATTCGTTCAAATTCATCTGATATTGATTTTGCCTTATTAAGAGATGGAAAACTTATTGAATTAAATAATGAAACAACTGGTAACAAGTTTTCTGTTGGCGATATATTTTTAGCCAAAATAGGAAAAGTGTTAACAGGTTTAAATGCGGCCTTTGTAAATGTAGGTTACCCAAAAGATGGGTTTTTACATTATCATGATTTAGGTGCGCAGGTAAACTCATTAAACTCATTCCTTAAGAAAGTAAGCACAGGTAAGTATAAAGAATTCACTTTAAAGAACTTCCAAAAAGAGGAAGACATTAACAAAGACGGTAGTATTAACAAAGTAATAAAAACAGGACAAAACCTGTTAGTACAAATTGTAAAAGAACCAATTTCTACAAAAGGCCCAAGATTAAGTTCAGAACTTTCTATAGCTGGTAGATTTTTAGTTTTAGTTCCTTTTTCAAACAGAGTTTCAGTTTCTCAAAAAATTGAAGACCCAAAAGAAAAAGAACGTTTAAAAAGATTAGCAAAAAGCATAAAACCTAAAGGTTTTGGCGTTATTTTAAGAACTGTTGCAGAAGGAAAAAAAGTAGCAGAATTAGATAAAGATTTGCAAAACTCATTAGAGCGTTGGAAAACTATGTGTAAGCGAATTGCAAACACAAACACACCAACAAAAATATTGAGTGAATTAAACAGAGCATCTTCTATTTTAAGAGATGTAATGAATGATTCTTTTACAAATATTGTAACAAATGATGAAACACTGAAAGTAGAAATCAAAGAGTATTTACAAGAAATTTTTCCTGAAAAGGAGAAGATTGTAAAATTACATAAATCAGAAATTCCGATTTTTGAAAAATACGGAATAGAACGTCAGATTAAAACATCGTTTGGAAAAACAGTTTCTATGAGTAGAGGTGCCTATTTAGTAATAGAGCACACAGAAGCTTTACATGTTATAGATGTAAACAGTGGAAACCGTTCTAATAAAGCAGGTTCTCAAGAAGATACAGCATTAGAAGTAAATTTAATTTCTGCTACAGAAATAGCACGTCAGTTACAACTGCGTGATATGGGCGGAATTATAGTTGTAGATTTTATTGATATGCACAAGGCTGAAAACAGAAATAAATTGTATCAGCACTTGAAAGAACAAATGGCTTTAGATAGAACAAAGCACAAAATATTACCTCCAAGTAAATTTGGATTGGTACAAATTACAAGACAAAGGGTAAGACCAGAGTTAAGTATAAAAACTACCGAAGCCAACCCAAATGGAAATGGACAAGTAGAAGCGCCAATTGTCTTATTAGACAAAATTGAAGCAGATTTAGAAAAATTTATTTCTAATCCAAAAAATAAAAAGATACAATTACACTTGCATCCATTTATTGCTGCATATTTATTAAAAGGCGTAAATTCTATACGTTTTAGATGGTATCTAAAACACAAAAAGTGGATTACAATTATACCTAGAGATGCTTACACATACTTACATTATAGATTTAAATCTGTTAAAGATTAA
- a CDS encoding single-stranded DNA-binding protein translates to MAGTINKVILIGNLGDDVKMHYFDDQNCVGRFPIATSESYTSKQSGEKVTNTDWHNIVVRNGLAKVCEKYLSKGDKVYVEGKLKNRQWEQDGVKRYSTEVHVNEMTMLSTKKNSENSNTPQQNTPTNVAPKSVAPEENDDLPF, encoded by the coding sequence ATGGCAGGAACAATAAATAAAGTAATTTTAATTGGTAATTTAGGAGATGATGTAAAAATGCATTATTTTGATGATCAAAATTGTGTAGGACGTTTTCCTATTGCAACTAGTGAAAGTTACACAAGTAAGCAATCTGGCGAAAAAGTAACTAATACAGATTGGCACAATATTGTTGTTAGAAATGGTTTGGCAAAAGTTTGCGAAAAATACTTATCTAAAGGTGATAAAGTATATGTGGAAGGAAAATTAAAAAATAGACAATGGGAACAAGATGGCGTTAAGCGTTATTCTACTGAAGTTCATGTTAATGAAATGACTATGTTGTCTACCAAAAAAAATTCTGAAAACAGCAATACTCCGCAGCAAAATACACCAACTAATGTTGCACCAAAATCTGTTGCACCGGAAGAAAATGACGATTTACCCTTTTAA
- the gldD gene encoding gliding motility lipoprotein GldD, with protein sequence MRNIFTFLFLLIFLSCKEDVLPKPKAYLSLSYPEKKYENLKLQRPYTFDVLKNATLINEPNNWLTIKYPNLKASIDITYRPVENNITELLTEAEKLVFKHTVKAEQIIPKDFVNKNKRVFGSIYEITGNAASHIQFHVTDSTKNFIKGSLYFYAKPNYDSILPAVDYIKEDILRLVETLEWKNPS encoded by the coding sequence ATGCGTAACATTTTTACATTCTTATTTTTATTGATTTTTCTTTCTTGTAAAGAAGACGTTTTACCAAAGCCCAAAGCATATTTAAGCTTATCATATCCAGAAAAAAAGTATGAAAATTTAAAATTACAAAGACCTTATACTTTTGATGTTTTAAAAAATGCTACTCTTATTAACGAACCTAACAATTGGTTAACAATTAAATACCCCAATTTAAAAGCTTCTATAGATATTACATACAGGCCAGTAGAGAATAATATTACAGAATTACTTACAGAAGCGGAAAAATTAGTTTTTAAACACACTGTAAAAGCAGAACAAATTATACCAAAAGACTTTGTTAATAAAAATAAAAGAGTATTTGGAAGCATTTATGAAATTACCGGTAATGCAGCATCTCATATTCAGTTTCATGTAACAGACAGTACAAAAAACTTTATAAAAGGTTCTTTATATTTCTATGCCAAACCAAATTACGATTCTATTCTACCAGCAGTAGATTATATTAAAGAAGATATATTACGTTTGGTGGAAACGCTAGAATGGAAAAACCCATCTTAA